The proteins below come from a single Oerskovia jenensis genomic window:
- a CDS encoding maleylpyruvate isomerase N-terminal domain-containing protein, translated as MDRTSFLATARSALDLASRPEVAAAWSAESACAGMSVGGLAHHLLQQVVHTRLVLESPVARREVVGVHDHYARAEWVGADLDSPANVGVRERSDALADDGPDAVLGRGRAALDRVAVLLADPDAPAVVSPSWLSWSLTTDDYLLTRLVELTVHSDDLAASVALPTPLFGDDVVADVLGVLTTVSVRRHGQTAVLRALSRPQRAPGDVSAF; from the coding sequence ATGGACCGCACCTCCTTCCTCGCGACCGCCCGCAGCGCCCTCGACCTCGCGTCCCGGCCCGAGGTCGCCGCCGCCTGGTCCGCCGAGAGCGCGTGCGCCGGGATGAGCGTCGGCGGGCTGGCCCACCACCTGCTCCAGCAGGTCGTCCACACGCGCCTCGTGCTCGAGTCGCCCGTGGCGCGACGTGAGGTCGTCGGCGTGCACGACCACTACGCGCGCGCCGAGTGGGTCGGGGCCGACCTCGACTCCCCGGCCAACGTCGGCGTGCGGGAACGCAGCGACGCGCTGGCCGACGACGGTCCGGACGCGGTCCTGGGCCGTGGACGGGCCGCGCTCGACCGGGTCGCCGTGCTGCTCGCGGACCCGGATGCCCCTGCCGTCGTCTCGCCCTCGTGGTTGTCCTGGTCCTTGACGACCGACGACTACCTGCTCACGCGGCTCGTCGAGCTCACGGTCCACAGCGACGATCTCGCGGCGAGCGTGGCCCTGCCGACCCCGCTGTTCGGGGACGACGTCGTGGCGGACGTGCTCGGCGTCCTGACCACGGTGTCGGTGCGCCGCCACGGGCAGACGGCCGTGCTGCGCGCCCTGAGCAGGCCGCAGCGTGCGCCGGGAGACGTCTCGGCGTTCTGA
- a CDS encoding 2,3-butanediol dehydrogenase, whose translation MKAARFHGRQDIRIEEVPAPELRPGAVAIDIAWCGICGSDLHEYLEGPIFIPAAGHPHPLSHEEMPVTMGHEFSGTVTALGEGVDDLTIGESVVVEPYFVCGECAQCEAGNYHLCVKMGFIGLAGGGGGLSEKVVVDRRWVHPVGDIPLDQAALIEPLSVGHHAVVRSGAKAGDVALVGGAGPIGLLTAAVLKAQGVTVIMSEVSEARKTKARETGVADHVVDPTQDNLISRVREITGGKGVDVAFECTSVNAVLDQLFDAVRPAGVIVVVSIWGKPAAVDMQKLVLKEIDLRGTIAYVRDHAETIRLVQEGKVDLAPFITAKIPLEDLVSKGFDTLVRRNETAVKILVHP comes from the coding sequence ATGAAGGCTGCACGTTTCCACGGACGACAGGACATCCGCATCGAGGAGGTCCCGGCTCCCGAGCTGCGGCCCGGCGCGGTCGCGATCGACATCGCGTGGTGCGGGATCTGCGGTTCCGACCTGCACGAGTACCTCGAAGGCCCCATCTTCATCCCCGCGGCGGGCCACCCCCACCCGCTGTCGCACGAGGAGATGCCCGTCACGATGGGGCACGAGTTCTCCGGGACCGTGACCGCGCTGGGCGAGGGCGTGGACGACCTGACGATCGGCGAGTCGGTCGTCGTCGAGCCCTACTTCGTGTGCGGTGAGTGCGCGCAGTGCGAGGCAGGCAACTACCACCTGTGCGTCAAGATGGGCTTCATCGGCCTGGCCGGTGGGGGTGGCGGGCTCTCGGAGAAGGTCGTCGTCGACCGTCGCTGGGTCCACCCCGTGGGCGACATCCCGCTCGACCAGGCGGCGCTCATCGAGCCCCTGTCGGTCGGGCACCACGCCGTCGTGCGCTCGGGCGCGAAGGCCGGCGACGTCGCGCTCGTCGGCGGCGCGGGCCCCATCGGCCTGCTCACGGCCGCGGTCCTCAAGGCGCAGGGCGTCACGGTCATCATGTCCGAGGTCTCCGAGGCCCGGAAGACCAAGGCCCGTGAGACGGGCGTCGCCGACCACGTCGTCGACCCCACGCAGGACAACCTCATCTCCCGCGTCCGCGAGATCACGGGCGGCAAGGGCGTCGACGTGGCCTTCGAGTGCACGAGCGTCAACGCGGTCCTCGACCAGCTCTTCGACGCGGTCCGTCCCGCGGGAGTGATCGTCGTCGTGTCGATCTGGGGCAAGCCCGCCGCGGTCGACATGCAGAAGCTCGTTCTCAAGGAGATCGACCTGCGCGGCACGATCGCCTACGTGCGCGACCACGCCGAGACGATCCGGCTGGTCCAGGAGGGCAAGGTCGACCTCGCGCCCTTCATCACGGCGAAGATCCCGCTCGAGGACCTCGTGAGCAAGGGCTTCGACACCCTGGTCCGCCGTAACGAGACCGCGGTGAAGATCCTCGTCCACCCGTGA
- a CDS encoding universal stress protein, with protein sequence MIRPLLVGVHPGQHPDIVQRAAGFAHALGTSVVCVWVDIGPVPDDGRGEQRLKAELDQALHGTGVGWTLVVAGDGDVARQLDEAAVGHDAAIVVVGAHRAGADGWRNEALGGSVAGRLSHLQHRPVVVLPVLPAPSESEPDED encoded by the coding sequence ATGATCCGACCCCTGCTCGTCGGAGTGCACCCGGGCCAGCACCCGGACATCGTGCAGCGCGCCGCCGGTTTCGCGCACGCCCTGGGGACGTCGGTCGTGTGCGTGTGGGTCGACATCGGTCCCGTGCCCGACGACGGCCGTGGGGAGCAGCGGCTCAAGGCCGAGCTCGACCAGGCGCTGCACGGGACGGGCGTCGGCTGGACCCTCGTCGTCGCGGGTGACGGCGACGTCGCCCGCCAGCTCGACGAGGCCGCGGTGGGCCATGACGCCGCGATCGTCGTGGTCGGCGCGCACCGTGCAGGCGCGGACGGGTGGCGCAACGAGGCCCTGGGCGGGTCGGTCGCGGGGAGGCTGTCGCACCTGCAGCACCGGCCCGTCGTCGTGCTGCCCGTGCTGCCCGCGCCCTCCGAGAGCGAGCCGGACGAGGACTGA
- a CDS encoding sensor histidine kinase, producing MGAVAGDEPPESSGETVTPPLTREQASAEVPLGRPGRRSAFGRTALGTGGLPRTALAIAVTSWTLGLAALALQLASGVGLLLGDLLFVVVDAMVALVYGSVGAIILSRRRHVVGWLVSLAGVGGGLAALGGAWGSYASTHPDLPALDPLAAAYGLAWVPGTIGLFVLVPWFVRDHPLSVGAWLGVAGGVGSILYFVLAPVDDPRPAILGVVVMGLVTAAATWWRHRHGPPEERRGLGLLALGTAVMALSFLPLLGTWSSPDVILALPLTHLACQALFPAALLVSVLRNRLWGLDLALSRATIGALLTLALVAVYVALVVTVTALVGNRPLAQVLAAVGVVLAVQPARTWLQRRVRALVYGETTDPGRAVLRMGRQLGVAATAEELLHGLVASTGESLKLESVTLTSRGTPPRAGSPGSEEPVTGPPPADPDASAVESPPPTVEAAWGRPTSTHVTHVPVEHGGRVLGDLAVTPRAGERLDTRTRDALAQLVPVVAAGLALAGGARDLERAKDAVTRARLAERRLVRRELHDGVGPWLSGLRLGLQGARNTLATDPAAAAAVLEALQREVEQRVGDVRTLSRSLLPPALDEAGLEAALHDLADHHDANGFAVELLCGPCGDLDTRIAAAAYAIASEAVINASRHSGAAGCRVEVAAHPDGAPAPGTHLVVTCDDAGAGVGQDARAGVGTRSMRERAEELGGTLEITPLAPRGTRVRAVLPRKVVL from the coding sequence GTGGGCGCTGTCGCAGGGGACGAGCCACCGGAGTCCTCCGGCGAGACGGTCACGCCCCCGCTCACTCGCGAGCAGGCATCGGCCGAGGTCCCGCTCGGCCGCCCCGGGCGACGGTCGGCGTTCGGCCGCACCGCCCTCGGGACCGGTGGCCTGCCGCGGACAGCGCTCGCGATCGCGGTCACCTCGTGGACGCTGGGCCTGGCGGCGCTCGCCCTCCAGCTCGCGTCGGGTGTGGGCCTCCTGCTCGGCGACCTGCTGTTCGTCGTCGTCGACGCGATGGTCGCGCTCGTCTACGGGTCGGTCGGGGCGATCATCCTCTCGCGGCGACGGCACGTCGTCGGGTGGCTGGTCTCGCTCGCGGGGGTCGGCGGCGGGCTGGCCGCGCTCGGTGGGGCGTGGGGCAGCTACGCGAGCACGCACCCCGACCTGCCGGCGCTCGACCCTCTCGCCGCGGCGTACGGGCTGGCGTGGGTACCCGGGACGATCGGGCTGTTCGTGCTGGTGCCGTGGTTCGTGCGCGACCACCCGTTGTCCGTGGGCGCGTGGCTCGGGGTCGCGGGCGGCGTCGGGTCGATCCTCTACTTCGTGCTGGCCCCGGTCGACGACCCGCGCCCGGCCATCCTCGGCGTCGTCGTCATGGGGCTCGTGACCGCGGCCGCGACGTGGTGGCGCCACCGGCACGGGCCGCCCGAGGAACGCCGCGGCCTGGGCCTCCTGGCCCTCGGCACGGCCGTCATGGCCCTGTCCTTCCTCCCGCTGCTCGGGACGTGGAGCTCGCCCGACGTGATCCTCGCGCTGCCCCTGACCCACCTCGCGTGCCAGGCGCTGTTCCCCGCGGCGCTGCTCGTCTCGGTCCTGCGCAACCGGCTGTGGGGGCTCGACCTCGCGCTGAGCCGCGCCACGATCGGCGCCCTCCTGACGCTCGCCCTGGTCGCGGTCTACGTCGCGCTCGTCGTCACGGTGACCGCGCTCGTCGGGAACCGGCCGCTCGCCCAGGTCCTCGCGGCCGTCGGGGTCGTGCTCGCGGTCCAGCCTGCCCGCACGTGGCTCCAGCGGCGCGTGCGCGCCCTGGTCTACGGCGAGACCACCGACCCCGGGCGGGCCGTGCTGCGCATGGGCCGCCAGCTCGGCGTCGCCGCGACGGCCGAGGAGCTGCTGCACGGGCTCGTCGCCTCGACGGGTGAGTCGCTCAAGCTCGAGTCGGTCACGCTCACGAGCCGGGGGACGCCCCCACGCGCCGGATCACCCGGCAGCGAGGAGCCGGTCACGGGGCCACCGCCCGCAGATCCTGACGCGTCCGCGGTCGAGAGCCCGCCGCCGACCGTCGAGGCCGCCTGGGGCAGGCCGACGTCGACCCACGTCACGCACGTGCCCGTCGAGCACGGCGGCCGGGTCCTCGGCGACCTCGCCGTCACCCCCCGCGCGGGCGAGCGCCTCGACACCCGGACCCGGGACGCGCTCGCCCAGCTCGTGCCCGTCGTCGCCGCCGGCCTCGCCCTGGCAGGCGGCGCGCGCGACCTCGAACGGGCCAAGGACGCCGTGACCCGGGCGCGCCTGGCCGAACGGCGACTCGTCCGCCGGGAGCTGCACGACGGCGTCGGGCCGTGGTTGAGCGGGCTGCGGCTCGGGCTGCAGGGCGCGCGCAACACCCTCGCGACCGACCCGGCCGCCGCGGCCGCCGTGCTCGAGGCGCTCCAACGCGAGGTCGAGCAGCGGGTCGGAGACGTGCGCACGCTCTCGCGCAGCCTCCTGCCGCCCGCGCTCGACGAGGCCGGGCTCGAGGCCGCGCTGCACGACCTCGCCGACCACCACGACGCGAACGGCTTCGCGGTCGAGCTGCTGTGCGGGCCGTGCGGCGACCTCGACACCCGCATCGCCGCCGCGGCCTACGCGATCGCGAGCGAGGCCGTCATCAACGCCTCGCGCCACAGCGGGGCGGCGGGCTGCCGCGTCGAGGTCGCCGCGCACCCGGACGGCGCCCCCGCACCGGGCACCCACCTGGTCGTGACGTGCGACGACGCGGGCGCGGGCGTCGGACAGGACGCGCGCGCCGGCGTCGGGACGCGGTCCATGCGGGAGCGCGCCGAGGAGCTCGGTGGGACCCTGGAGATCACCCCGCTCGCACCGCGCGGCACGCGCGTGCGGGCCGTCCTCCCGCGGAAGGTCGTGCTGTGA
- a CDS encoding 5'-3' exonuclease translates to MTDPATPAPLRDTQLPGSGGLLLLDSASQYFRAFFGVPDSVKAPDGTPVNAVRGFLDTIAVLVAERRPARLVACWDDDWRPAFRVDAIPSYKAHRVATEVPGTTGIEEVPEALTAQVPIIVDILAALGVARVGCPGYEADDVIGTLVERESVRRRAVREAGGEPGAGGAVGPASPDAGPVEVVTGDRDLFQLVDDDVPVRVLYTARGLKKLDVVDVERLAERYGVSSGQAYADMAALRGDPSDGLPGVAGIGEKTAAGLLARYGDLARILRARDEGDKGLSPTQRRRLTEAADYLAVAPLVVQVARDAPIPPVPDDVPSAPADAAALDELAARWGLRSSVDRVLEAFASVR, encoded by the coding sequence ATGACGGACCCGGCGACGCCCGCTCCCCTGCGCGACACCCAGCTCCCCGGCAGCGGCGGCCTGCTGCTCCTCGACTCCGCGTCGCAGTACTTCCGCGCGTTCTTCGGCGTCCCGGACTCGGTCAAGGCCCCGGACGGCACGCCCGTCAACGCGGTGCGCGGCTTCCTCGACACCATCGCGGTGCTCGTGGCCGAGCGCCGGCCCGCGCGCCTCGTGGCCTGCTGGGACGACGACTGGCGGCCCGCGTTCCGCGTCGACGCCATCCCGTCCTACAAGGCCCACCGCGTCGCGACCGAGGTCCCCGGCACCACGGGCATCGAGGAGGTGCCCGAGGCCCTGACCGCTCAGGTCCCGATCATCGTCGACATCCTCGCGGCCCTCGGCGTCGCGCGGGTCGGGTGCCCCGGCTACGAGGCGGACGACGTGATCGGCACGCTCGTCGAGCGCGAGTCGGTCCGGCGGCGCGCCGTGCGCGAGGCGGGTGGGGAGCCCGGGGCGGGCGGCGCCGTCGGGCCCGCGTCACCCGACGCCGGGCCGGTCGAGGTCGTCACGGGCGACCGGGACCTGTTCCAGCTCGTCGACGACGACGTGCCCGTGCGCGTCCTGTACACCGCGCGCGGCCTCAAGAAGCTCGACGTCGTGGACGTGGAGCGCCTGGCCGAGCGCTACGGCGTGTCATCGGGCCAGGCGTACGCCGACATGGCCGCGCTGCGCGGCGACCCGAGCGACGGCCTGCCGGGCGTCGCGGGCATCGGGGAGAAGACCGCGGCGGGCCTGCTGGCCCGGTACGGCGACCTCGCGCGCATCCTGCGTGCTCGCGACGAGGGCGACAAGGGCCTGAGCCCCACGCAGCGGCGCCGGCTCACCGAGGCCGCGGACTACCTGGCCGTCGCGCCGCTCGTGGTCCAGGTCGCGCGCGACGCACCCATCCCCCCGGTGCCCGACGACGTCCCGTCCGCGCCCGCGGACGCTGCGGCCCTCGACGAGCTCGCCGCGCGGTGGGGGTTGCGGTCGAGCGTGGACCGGGTCCTGGAGGCGTTCGCGTCGGTGCGGTGA
- a CDS encoding ABC transporter substrate-binding protein, which produces MSRNRTLAALASLALVAALAACSTSEAATQSGDGSSAAAELAPLTTGGPWNGVAGKTPVATGPFGYAAETGIADEILAKHGFAYEGFVGFNNGPPVVQALQTGDIQVGFIGDTPATQAKASGLDVPALVIAKPSSDIWFLTKAGGVTTIDQLAGKKVGLQFGSNFDKYGRAVLERAGVLEDVELVNLLFADALPALQRGDIDAVPVPATTAGIWRLKNDFPVLSKASEDDPDLLATNVSLTSRETYDANPQLAAAVWEVTEAGIAKIEADHDAYAQWVFEATGSPVEVVKEAELWQYGTQAIDPDGLETVQSTLDFLVGSGAAPKAFDVSTWGVE; this is translated from the coding sequence ATGAGCCGGAACCGCACCCTCGCCGCCCTGGCGTCGCTCGCCCTCGTCGCCGCGCTCGCGGCCTGCTCCACGTCGGAGGCCGCGACGCAGTCGGGCGACGGGTCGAGCGCCGCCGCCGAGCTCGCGCCCCTGACCACGGGCGGACCGTGGAACGGCGTCGCGGGCAAGACGCCGGTCGCGACCGGGCCGTTCGGCTACGCGGCAGAGACCGGGATCGCGGACGAGATCCTCGCGAAGCACGGCTTCGCGTACGAGGGGTTCGTCGGGTTCAACAACGGGCCGCCCGTGGTCCAGGCCCTCCAGACGGGCGACATCCAGGTCGGCTTCATCGGCGACACCCCGGCGACGCAGGCCAAGGCGAGCGGCCTCGACGTCCCGGCGCTCGTCATCGCCAAGCCGTCCTCCGACATCTGGTTCCTCACCAAGGCCGGCGGCGTCACGACGATCGACCAGCTCGCGGGCAAGAAGGTCGGGCTCCAGTTCGGCTCCAACTTCGACAAGTACGGCCGTGCGGTCCTGGAACGGGCCGGTGTCCTCGAAGACGTCGAGCTCGTCAACCTCCTGTTCGCCGACGCCCTGCCCGCGCTCCAGCGTGGCGACATCGACGCCGTCCCGGTCCCCGCGACCACGGCCGGGATCTGGCGCCTGAAGAACGACTTCCCCGTCCTGTCCAAGGCCAGCGAGGACGACCCCGACCTGCTCGCGACCAACGTCTCGCTCACCTCGCGAGAGACCTACGACGCCAACCCGCAGCTCGCCGCCGCGGTCTGGGAGGTCACCGAGGCGGGCATCGCGAAGATCGAGGCCGACCACGACGCCTACGCCCAGTGGGTCTTCGAGGCCACGGGCTCGCCCGTCGAGGTCGTCAAGGAGGCCGAGCTCTGGCAGTACGGCACGCAGGCCATCGACCCCGACGGGCTCGAGACCGTCCAGTCGACGCTCGACTTCCTCGTCGGCTCGGGGGCTGCCCCGAAGGCGTTCGACGTCAGCACGTGGGGCGTCGAGTGA
- a CDS encoding ABC transporter permease, which translates to MTTGTTTPRTAAPASTSGVAAGAGTVPATSGGAAGARTGAASSGRRTRSPRDGLLRASVPTAILAAWFLGSAQGWIDEKQFPAPWQVADAFATLVSTGVLWENLSVSLGRVAVGFAVGGLLGLTLGVVAGLFRLGDQLLDPTLQMLRTIPFLAIAPLLILWFGIDERPKIIIIAAAALFPLYLNTHSGVRNVDRKILEAGKVFGLRGLGLVRHVILPEAIPSVLVGLRVSLSVSLLALIVAEMSNAPRGIGFLMVSAQQYFQMDVLVVCVLIYAVWGLSVDLVVRSLERVLLPYKRLGRKS; encoded by the coding sequence GTGACCACCGGCACGACGACGCCGCGCACCGCTGCTCCCGCGTCCACCTCGGGCGTCGCGGCAGGCGCGGGCACGGTGCCGGCCACCTCCGGGGGCGCCGCCGGGGCGCGGACCGGTGCTGCGTCGTCGGGCAGGAGGACACGCTCGCCGCGCGACGGGCTGCTGCGCGCCTCGGTGCCCACCGCGATCCTCGCGGCCTGGTTCCTGGGCTCGGCCCAGGGCTGGATCGACGAGAAGCAGTTCCCCGCGCCCTGGCAGGTCGCCGACGCGTTCGCCACGCTCGTCAGCACGGGGGTGCTGTGGGAGAACCTGTCCGTCTCGCTCGGGCGCGTGGCCGTGGGCTTCGCGGTCGGCGGGCTGCTGGGGCTCACGCTCGGCGTCGTGGCGGGGCTGTTCCGCCTGGGCGACCAGCTCCTCGACCCCACGCTCCAGATGCTGCGCACCATCCCGTTCCTCGCGATCGCGCCGTTGCTCATCCTCTGGTTCGGGATCGACGAACGACCCAAGATCATCATCATCGCGGCCGCCGCGCTGTTCCCGCTCTACCTCAACACCCACAGCGGCGTGCGCAACGTCGACCGCAAGATCCTCGAGGCGGGCAAGGTGTTCGGGCTGCGCGGGCTCGGGCTCGTGCGGCACGTCATCCTGCCCGAGGCCATCCCCTCGGTCCTCGTCGGGCTGCGGGTGTCCCTGTCGGTGTCGCTGCTCGCGCTGATCGTCGCGGAGATGTCCAACGCGCCGCGCGGCATCGGGTTCCTCATGGTCTCCGCGCAGCAGTACTTCCAGATGGACGTGCTCGTGGTGTGCGTGCTGATCTACGCGGTGTGGGGGCTGTCGGTCGACCTCGTCGTGCGTAGCCTCGAACGCGTCCTGCTGCCCTACAAGCGACTCGGGAGAAAGTCATGA
- a CDS encoding GNAT family N-acetyltransferase: protein MTDAPAVTVRPATRDDLPAVAEIAAHHVLHTVSTFQTEPLPLAGWEERWESLRAAGRPFLVVTVPGAPGLPDDVAGFAYVGAWRERPAYAATGEDTIYLAPGSEGRGLGRTLLTALLEAAAEAGVRELVAVVSDADSSASVVLHEKLGFRRVGRLERVGFKHGRWLDTVLLQRSLG from the coding sequence ATGACCGACGCCCCTGCCGTGACCGTCCGTCCCGCGACCCGTGACGACCTGCCCGCGGTCGCGGAGATCGCGGCGCACCACGTCCTGCACACGGTCTCGACGTTCCAGACCGAACCGCTCCCCCTCGCGGGCTGGGAGGAGCGGTGGGAGTCGCTGCGGGCGGCGGGTCGCCCGTTCCTGGTCGTCACCGTGCCGGGCGCACCCGGCCTGCCCGACGACGTCGCCGGGTTCGCGTACGTGGGCGCCTGGCGCGAGCGGCCCGCCTACGCGGCGACGGGCGAGGACACCATCTACCTCGCCCCCGGCAGCGAGGGACGCGGCCTGGGCCGGACGCTCCTGACCGCCCTCCTGGAAGCGGCCGCGGAGGCGGGCGTGCGCGAGCTCGTCGCGGTCGTGAGCGACGCCGACTCCTCCGCGTCCGTGGTGCTGCACGAGAAGCTGGGCTTCCGGCGGGTCGGGCGTCTCGAACGCGTCGGGTTCAAGCACGGCCGCTGGCTCGACACCGTGCTGCTCCAGCGCTCGCTGGGCTGA
- a CDS encoding carbohydrate kinase family protein, whose protein sequence is MPSHAPHVLVVGEALVDEVRRADGTTAEHPGGSPANVALTLGRLGRDVRLAAHLGRDERGDTIRAWLADSGVALTTGSDGAAATSVARAVLDGSGAATYDFAITWDLAPGTGATDSTLAVHTGSIAAVLEPGATAVHSLVLAAREHATITYDPNARPSLMGTPETALTRIEPLVAAADVVKVSDEDVEWLHPGADPVEIARRWAGAAGTQQGPAIVVVTFGGEGAVAVCAAGEVRVEAPRVDVVDTVGAGDTFMGALVDGLWEQDLLGGARRETLRAIDLDTLTTVLDRCVAAAAITVSRAGANPPWRAELTN, encoded by the coding sequence ATGCCCTCTCACGCCCCGCACGTCCTCGTCGTCGGCGAGGCGCTCGTCGACGAGGTCCGACGTGCCGACGGCACGACCGCCGAGCACCCCGGCGGCAGCCCCGCCAACGTCGCGCTGACCCTCGGCCGGCTCGGCCGCGACGTCCGGCTCGCGGCCCATCTCGGCCGCGACGAGCGCGGCGACACGATCCGCGCCTGGCTCGCCGACTCGGGCGTCGCCCTCACCACCGGGTCCGACGGCGCCGCCGCCACGAGCGTCGCGCGCGCGGTCCTCGACGGGTCGGGGGCCGCGACGTACGACTTCGCGATCACGTGGGACCTGGCCCCCGGCACCGGAGCGACCGACTCGACGCTCGCGGTCCACACCGGGTCGATCGCCGCAGTCCTCGAACCCGGCGCGACCGCGGTCCACTCCCTGGTCCTGGCAGCGCGCGAGCACGCGACCATCACCTACGACCCGAACGCTCGGCCCAGCCTCATGGGCACCCCCGAGACCGCGCTTACCCGGATCGAGCCCCTCGTCGCGGCCGCGGACGTCGTCAAGGTCAGCGACGAGGACGTCGAGTGGTTGCACCCGGGCGCGGACCCCGTGGAGATCGCCCGCCGGTGGGCAGGGGCCGCCGGCACCCAGCAGGGTCCCGCGATCGTCGTCGTGACGTTCGGCGGCGAGGGAGCCGTCGCAGTGTGCGCGGCAGGCGAGGTCCGGGTCGAGGCACCGCGGGTCGACGTCGTGGACACCGTGGGCGCGGGCGACACCTTCATGGGCGCGCTCGTCGACGGGCTGTGGGAGCAGGACCTCCTGGGCGGGGCGAGGCGCGAAACGCTCCGGGCGATCGACCTGGACACGCTGACCACGGTGCTCGACCGATGCGTGGCGGCCGCCGCGATCACGGTCTCACGCGCGGGGGCGAACCCGCCGTGGCGTGCGGAGCTCACGAACTGA
- a CDS encoding ABC transporter ATP-binding protein — protein MSAPTVPDLAAPTVRVQDVGKSYGDRTILEDFSLTLRPGEFVALLGASGSGKTTLLRILAGLESHDTGTVEAPAERTVVFQEPRLVASKRVGSNVILGQRATRDRRAAASAALEEVGLGGREAAWPTTLSGGEAQRVALARALVRNPRLLLLDEPFAALDALTRIKMQALVAELCHEHQPAVLLVTHDVDEAILLADRVAVLQDGKVGVELEVPFDRPRRRGVPGFGDFRRRLLLELGVEEAIGAA, from the coding sequence ATGAGCGCACCGACCGTGCCGGACCTCGCCGCACCGACCGTCCGGGTGCAGGACGTCGGGAAGTCGTACGGCGACCGGACCATCCTCGAGGACTTCTCGCTGACGCTGCGCCCCGGCGAGTTCGTCGCGCTGCTCGGCGCCAGCGGCTCCGGCAAGACGACGCTGCTGCGCATCCTCGCCGGGCTCGAGAGCCACGACACCGGGACCGTCGAGGCCCCCGCCGAGCGGACCGTCGTGTTCCAGGAGCCGCGGCTCGTCGCGTCCAAGCGCGTCGGATCCAACGTGATCCTCGGGCAGCGGGCCACCCGCGACCGGCGCGCGGCAGCCTCGGCGGCGCTCGAGGAGGTGGGCCTCGGCGGGCGCGAGGCCGCGTGGCCCACGACCCTGTCCGGAGGAGAGGCGCAGCGCGTCGCGCTCGCCCGGGCGCTCGTGCGCAACCCCCGGCTGCTGCTGCTCGACGAGCCGTTCGCCGCGCTCGACGCCCTGACCCGCATCAAGATGCAGGCGCTCGTGGCCGAGCTGTGCCACGAGCACCAGCCCGCGGTGCTGCTCGTGACGCACGACGTCGACGAGGCGATCCTGCTCGCCGACCGCGTGGCCGTGCTCCAGGACGGGAAGGTCGGGGTCGAGCTCGAGGTGCCGTTCGACCGGCCGCGGCGCCGAGGGGTCCCGGGGTTCGGGGACTTCCGGCGACGGCTGCTGCTCGAGCTGGGCGTCGAGGAGGCGATCGGGGCGGCGTGA
- a CDS encoding response regulator transcription factor, with product MSVIRVALVDDHPVFRIGMAALLDSLDGVRVVAQAASAAEARALLGDPAGIDVVVMDLDLGDGSGVELTRDLVRTRPDVPVLVMTMHEDDDSVAACLRAGARGYLVKSATPHEVERAVRAVANGELILAPGVAARAVANVLGGSRTAVPFPQLTDREREVLALVAAGLDNTAISRRLALSTKTVRNYVAGVLAKLSLRDRAAAIVAAREAGLVPDRTAPR from the coding sequence GTGAGCGTCATCCGCGTGGCCCTCGTCGACGACCACCCCGTGTTCCGCATCGGGATGGCCGCGCTGCTCGACTCGCTCGACGGCGTCCGTGTGGTGGCGCAGGCCGCGAGCGCCGCCGAGGCCAGGGCCCTCCTGGGGGACCCGGCCGGGATCGACGTGGTCGTCATGGACCTCGACCTGGGCGACGGGTCGGGCGTCGAGCTCACGCGGGACCTGGTGCGCACCCGTCCCGACGTGCCCGTGCTCGTCATGACGATGCACGAGGACGACGACTCGGTCGCTGCGTGCCTGCGCGCCGGGGCACGCGGGTACCTCGTGAAGTCGGCGACGCCGCACGAGGTCGAGCGGGCCGTGCGGGCCGTTGCCAACGGCGAGCTCATCCTGGCGCCGGGGGTCGCGGCGCGGGCCGTGGCGAACGTGCTGGGCGGCTCGCGGACGGCCGTGCCGTTCCCGCAGCTCACCGACCGCGAGCGCGAGGTCCTGGCCCTCGTCGCCGCGGGCCTCGACAACACGGCCATCTCGCGGCGGCTCGCGTTGAGCACCAAGACGGTCCGCAACTACGTCGCGGGCGTGCTCGCGAAGCTGAGCCTGCGCGACCGGGCCGCGGCGATCGTGGCGGCCCGGGAGGCGGGCCTGGTCCCGGACCGGACGGCGCCCCGCTGA